The genomic region ATCTACGACCACCTGGTCGCTCATTTTCATCACGGTACCCTTTCCGTAGGTTTTATCCATTTTGTCAAGGGTAAGCTTTAAGGCTTTTAGTTTCGCTTCTTTCTCTTTATCGTTGCTCATGTATATGTATTAAAATATATCCAATTAAGGTGTGCTAAAATAATATAAGTTTTGTTGTAATACAATAAAAATGTAGGTACAATTATGGAATTATTCCAAATTCTTGGATAAGTTTTGGAATAAGCTCAAATTTTCTCACCTCAGTTAAAAATGTATCTTTGCCGAAATTTTTCTTAACCCTTAAATATTAGTATAGCATGCAACTGTACAATAAATTGAGCGCTAAGGAAAGAGAAGCACTATTAGAAGAAGCCGGTGAAGACAGGCTTACGCTCTCTTTCTATGCTTACGCAAAAATCGGAAACCCCGAACTTTTCAGAAATCATCTTTTTATCGCCTGGGACCAGATGGATGTTCTCGGTAGGATCTATGTGGCTCACGAAGGCATTAATGCCCAGCTTTCAGTTCCTGCCAGAAGGTTCAATGAATTCAAGAAATTTCTGGATGAAATCTATTTCCTGGAGAATGTTCGATTGAACATCGCCATAGAGCATGATATTAAATCCTTTCTAAAATTGAAGGTGAAAGTGCGTAAGAAGATCGTAGCAGATGGTCTTAATGATGATACTTTTGATGTAACCAATAAGGGTGTTCACGTAGATGCTGCGAGATTCAATGAACTAATAAATGATCCAAACACGGTGCTGGTAGATATGAGAAATCATTACGAGAGCGAAATTGGTCATTTTCAGGGAGCGATCACACCAGATGTGGATACCTTCCGGGATTCACTGGATATTATCGAAGAAGACCTAAAAGATCATAAGGAGGACAAGAATCTGGTGATGTACTGTACTGGAGGGATACGTTGTGAAAAAGCAAGTGCTTACTATAAACACAAAGGATTTCAGAATGTTTATCAACTTGAAGGCGGAATTATCGAATATACCCGTCAGGTAGATAATCAGCAACTGGAAAATAAGTTTATAGGTAAGAACTTTGTTTTTGATCATCGACGTGCCGAGCGAATTTCAGAGCATGTGATCGCACAGTGTCATCAATGCGGAAAAGCTTGCGATACGCATGTAAATTGTGCGAACGAAGCTTGTCATCTGCTATTTATTCAGTGTGAGGAATGTGCTGAAAAAATGGATAACTGTTGTTCTATAGATTGTAAAGAGATCCATGCCTTGCCTTATGAAGAACAGAAAGCATTGCGAAAAGGAAAAGGAGCCAGCAACAAGATCTTCAAAAAAGGAAGATCTGAAGTTTTGCGTTATAAGCAATAGCTTCTTCTAAATGGTAGAGCCAATTAATATTGGTATATTTACTGTTGAAAATTTTTATGAACCTCAAGGAGGTACTTTAGGGAATGCCGAATGCCCGGTATAAGGGCTGTGAAGATGAAGGAGATCCTGCACCAGAAAGCAAAGCGCTTAGACAGGATGATGTTTTACAGGCTATCTAAAGCTACGCCCTCAATATATATAACATATGGCTTGCACAAGTTGCTCGACCGGCAAAGACGGTCAGCCGAAAGGATGTAAGAACAACGGAACCTGTGGAACAGACAGTTGCAATAAACTGAGCGTTTTCGACTGGCTTTCAAATATGTCTCTTCCGGGAGGCGTGGAACCTTTTAATATCGTAGAAGTACGTTTCAAAAACGGCCGTAAACACTTTTATAGAAATACTGAAAATCTAAGTCTTAGTATTGGCGATGTAGTTGCTACGGAAGCCAGTCCGGGTCACGATGTAGGACAGGTTAGTCTTACCGGTGAGCTCGTTCGCGTACAGATGAAGAAGAAAAAAGTTGCGCAGGATTCCGAAGAAGTTCTGAAAATCTACCGTAAAGCTTCTCAAAGAGATATCGATGTCTGGCAGGAAGGAAGAGAGCGTGAGGAAAAGATCAAACAACGATCAAGACAGATCGCTATCAGGCTAAATCTTAGCATGAAAATTAGCGATATCGAGTTCCAGGGAGATGGTTCCAAAGCTACTTTTTACTACACTGCGGAAGATCGTGTGGATTTCAGACAATTGATTAAGGAATTTGCACGGGAATTCAATACCCGTATTGAAATGAAGCAGATCGGGCTTCGACAGGAAGCAGCCAGACTAGGAGGAATTGGTTCCTGTGGACGTGAACTATGTTGTTCTACCTGGCTTACAGACTTTAGATCTGTTAGCACTTCAGCAGCGAGATATCAGCAATTATCCCTTAATCCTCAAAAACTTGCAGGACAATGTGGGAAATTGAAATGCTGCCTGAACTATGAATTGGATACTTATCTGGAAGCACTAAAATCTTTTCCAAAAACCGACGTTAAGTTAAAGACCAAGAAAGGAACTGCCGTATGTCAAAAAATTGACATTTTTAAAGGTGCTCTTTGGTATGCTTATGAAGGAGAATGGATGAACTGGCACCAGTTGAGTCCGGAACAGGCCAATAAGATCGTAGCACTGAACAAAAAAGGTGAAGCAGCTACAAGCCTGGAAGAATATGAAACAGAAGTGATCCTGAGCGAAGAAAAATCGAAAGGATTCAATAATTCAGGAGGTGAAGATAGTCTTACGCGTTTTGATAAACCAAAACAGCAACAAAGTAAGAAACGAAATAAGAAAAGAAAGAAACGCAAACCAAACCCTACAAAGTCTAAGAATGCGTAAAGTTTTTTGCCTATTAATTTTTTTTTCAGCACTTGTAGTTGGCTGTGATGAAAAACGGGTTTTTGATGAATACCAGGCGGTACAGAAATGGCATAAAGATTCACTGGTCACCTTTGAACTGGAGGAACTGGACTCTACAAAGGTGTATGATCTTTTTATCAATGTGCGGAACAATAACCAGTACGCTTACAGTAATTTGTTTTTAATAACTGAAATCAGGTTCCCGCAGGGAAAGGTGATTAGCGATACTCTCGAGTATGAAATGGCTCAGCCAGATGGGAAATGGCTAGGTGAAGGTTATGGAGATATCAAGGAAAGTAAACTCTGGTATAAGGAAGATGTGAAATTTGAAGAATCGGGTAATTATAAAGTGAGCATACAACAGGCGATGCGCAAGAATGGTGATGTGGACGGAATCGAAGAACTGGAAGGAATTACCGATATAGGATTCAGAATTGAAATGAACGACAATTAATTTTTAGCATATAAATGGCCGCTACTACCAAGAAAACAAAGAAACCAGCGCATAGTAATCGCAAGTATATCGTAGGTTTCTGGACATTATTCGGAATTGGAATTCTAGCCGGAATTCTAATTTTTCTTTTTGCAGGTTGGGGATTCTTCGGAAAGATGCCTTCTTTTGATGAACTCGAAAACCCTGAAAACAACCTTGCTACCGAGATCTTTTCCGCAGATGGAGAAACCCTTGGGAAATATTACAGTGAGAACAGAACCCCGATCAAATATGAAGATCTGCCAGATCATTTGGTACAGGCTTTAATCGCAACTGAAGATGAACGTTTTTATCAGCATGCAGGAATTGATGCGAAAGGAACCGCCAGAGCTGCGGTTTACCTGGGAACAAGAGGTGGTGCAAGTACTATTACTCAACAGTTAGCAAAACAATTATTTACTGAAGATGTTGCGCAAAATGATGTGGAACGGGTGTTTCAGAAAGTAAAGGAATGGGTAATTTCAACGAGACTGGAGCGACAGTATACGAAGGAAGAGATCATTACAATGTACTTCAATAAATACGATTTTATCTACCAGGCGGTGGGAATTCGTTCCGCTTCCAAGATCTATTTTGATAAGGAACCTTCAGAATTGAAAATAGAAGAGTCGGCAGTTTTAGTAGGAATGCTTAAGAACTCGGCACTTTACAACCCAATGCGAAGACCGGAACTGGTTAAATCCAGAAGAAACCAGGTTTTTGAGCAAATGAATCGTAACGGTTTTATTTCTGAACAGGAAACAGATTCTCTGCAGAAGTTACCAATGAAAATTGAATTTACGCCGGAAGGACATGATGAAGGAATGGCCACTTATTTTAGAGCTTACCTTCAGGGTTTCATGAAAGAATGGATCGAAGAAAATCCAAAACCTGATGGATCTGAGTACAGTTTATATCGCGACGGACTAAAGATCTACACCAGCATTGATTCTAAAATGCAGGAATATGCAGAGAATGCAGTTACCAGCCACATTGCTAACCTTCAGAAATCATTTGATCGCCAGAACGAAAAGAACCCAACAGCGCCTTTCCGCGATATTACAGAAGATGAGGTAGAGTCAAGTATTCAGAATGCAATGAGAGTTTCTGCACGCTGGAAGAAAATGAAAGCACAGGGAAAATCTGATGCTGAGATCAAGAAATCCTTCAAAGAGAAAGCGGAAATGAGAGTTTTTAGCTGGAAAGGAACTATCGATACAGTGATGACTCCGCGTGATTCAATCCTTTACTATAAAGCATTTTTGCAAGCAGGTATGATGTCTATGGTTCCTCAAACCGGCGAAGTAAAAGCCTGGGTAGGAGGAATTGACTTTAAGCATTTCAAATATGAGCACGTTAAGCAGGGGAAAAGGCAGGTAGGTTCTACCTTTAAGCCTTTTGTGTACGCAACTGCAATAGATCAGCTTAAATTTTCACCCTGTGATACCTTACCAAGATCTAAATTTACGATCGAGGCCGGTAAACATGGGAACATGAAAGACTGGGCACCCAGAAACAGTGATAATGAATATTCAGGAATGCTTTCGCTCAAACAGGCGCTGGCGAGATCTGTAAATACCATTACTGCGCGATTGATCGATAAAACCGGTCCAGGACCCGTGATCGATCTACTTGGAAAACTGGGTATTGATACTGAAAATGTTCCTGCAGTACCTTCGATCGCACTGGGAACAGCAGATATCAGTCTTTTTGAGATGGTTTCTGCATACAGCACTTTTGCGAACCAGGGAGTTTATATCAAACCAGTAATGGTAAATCGTATTGAAGATAAAAACGGAACTGTGCTTTATCAAAATGTTCCAGAAACCAGGGATGTTCTTAGCAAAGAAGCGGCTTACGTGACTGTAAACCTATTGGAGGGCGTAACTCAGGGAGGTTCAGGGACCAGACTCCGTAATACCTGGGGAACCACCAATGCATTTTATAAGGATGTGATGACCGGTTATCCTTACGATTTTAAAAATCCGATTGCAGGTAAAACAGGGACCACTCAAAACCAAAGTGATGGTTGGTTTATGGGAATGGTACCAGACCTTGTCACAGGAGTATGGGTTGGAGCAGAAGATCGCGCAGTGCATTTTCCAGGAATACAGTATGGTCAGGGAGCCACCATGGCACTACCAATCTGGGGAATGTATATGAAAGACGTATATGCAAATCCAGATCTTAAAGTTTCCAAAGAAGCTTTTGAAAGACCGGAGAATTTGAGCATAGCAACAGATTGTGATAGCTATAATTCAGATAGTTCAAATGATGATTCGGTTCCAGACGAGCTTGATTTTTAAATAATCTTCAGTAATTCAGTATAATAATTCTGAAATATTCAGGTAAGCCAACTTCAGTCGTTGTATTGACCTTTTAAATTTTGTATTTTCGGATTAAATTCTGAAAAAATGATCATAAAAACGGTTGATAGCGTACAGAAGGCTACAGAAGGTGTAGAAGACGGAATGACTTTTATGCTAGGTGGTTTTGGACTCTGCGGAATTCCGGAGAACGCCATTTCTGAACTGGTACGCCTTAATATTAAAAATCTAACCTGTATTTCTAATAATGCGGGTGTAGATGATTTTGGACTTGGGCAATTACTTCACAAGAAACAGATCGATAAAATGGTCTCCTCATATGTAGGAGAAAATGCTATTTTCGAAAAACAAATGCTCAGCGGTGAACTTGATGTGGAATTAATTCCGCAGGGCACGCTTGCAGCAAGATGTCAGGCAGCACAACAAGGTTTTCCTGCGATCTATACACCAGCAGGTTATGGAACTGAAGTTGCAGAAGGTAAGGAAACCAGAGAGTTTGATGGAAAAATGTACGTACTTGAGGAAGCTTTCAAGGCAGATTTCGCTTTCGTAAAAGCCTGGAAAGGGGATAGAGCTGGGAACCTTATTTTTAAAGGAACAGCCAGAAACTTTAATCCGGTTATGTGTGGTGCGGCGAAGATTACCGTAGCTGAGGTGGAAGAACTTGTCGAGCCTGGAGAACTGGATCCTAACCATATCCATATTCCTGGAATTTTTGTACAAAGAATTTTCCAGGGAAAGGATTACGAGAAGAGAATTGAACAACGTACGGTTAGACAAAAAGATTAAGCGATGGCACTAGATAAAAACGGAATAGCACAACGAATTGCTAAAGAAGTAAAGGATGGGTATTATGTAAACCTTGGAATAGGAATTCCAACATTAGTGGCAAATTTTGTTCGCGATGATATTCAGGTAGAGTTCCAGAGTGAAAATGGAATACTTGGAATGGGTCGTTTTCCCCTGGATGGAGAAGAGGATGCTGATCTTATAAATGCCGGGAAACAGACGATCACTGCCAGACCCGGAGCAAGTTTCTTCGATTCTGCCACGAGTTTTGGTATGATTCGAGGGAAGCATGTAGATCTTACGATCCTTGGAGCTATGGAAGTAGCTGAGAACGGAGATATCGCCAACTGGAAAATTCCGGGGAAAATGGTCAAAGGAATGGGAGGAGCGATGGATCTGGTCGCTTCAGCAGAAAATATTATTGTGGCAATGATGCATACTAATAAGGCTGGAGAGTCTAAGTTGTTGAAGAGATGTTCTCTGCCGCTTACAGGCGTTGGTTGCGTTACTAAGATCGTAACTAACCTTGCGGTGATAGAAGTAACCGATAATGGCTTTAAATTGCTTGAAACGGCACCGGGTGTAAGTGTGGAAGACGTTCAAAATGCTACGGAAGGAAAACTCATCGTCGAAGGCGATATTCCTGAAATGCAGTTATAAAAAAAGCCGGATTTATTCCGGCTTTTTTTATGTTCTAATCGTGAATATCACTGTTTACGATTCCCGATCATCTTGTAGGTCTCGTCTATATAGCGATAGAAATCTTCATAATGTTTATCATCATCTTTGCGAATGAGCTTTTCACCCAGCCTCACGATTACTAGCCTATCTTCAGGAATTATGATCACATACTGTCCTAAAATACCCCGCATATAATAGATATCTTTTCCATTATAATCGCTTAGCCAGAAGCCGTAGCCGTAGTATGGTGAATCTTCGAACCTGGGTTTAGAAAGCTGTTCGATATAGGCAGAATCCAATAGTTGCTCGCCATTCCAGTGGCCGTTATTTAGTAATAATTTTCCAAATTTCCCAAAGTTTCTCGCATTGGTAGCGATACAGCAATATGCTTTCTCCATGGCAGATTCTTTACTGTCCAGTTGCCAGAGCGCATTATCCTTCATTCCCATTGGTTTCCAGAAACTTTCACTCAGGTAATTACTTAGTGTTTTGCCGGTAGCTTTTTCAATGACCATAGCGAGCAATTGTGTATTCCCGCTTAGATATTCAAATTTCTCTCCTGGATTTTTGACTACTTTCAAATCCAAAACCTGCTCCCGAATATCTTTCCCAAAGTAGGCACGGGCAGTTGATGCAAATGGATTGTAATAATTTTCATCCCAGTTTAGCCCGGAAGCCATTGAGGAAAGATCTCCAATTTTAAGTTTCTTGTCAAATTGAGGAAAAAAGTTTTCTACAGGCTGCTCAATATTTTCAAGGTATCCATCCTGAATTGCCTTGTACATAAGTAAGGTAACCACACTTTTAGCCATGGAAAAAGAATTCGTCTGGCTCGCAGCACCATATGCCTGATAATAATTTTCATAGACCAGGCTATCATTTTGAATGATCAAAAATGCCGCGGTCTCCAGTTCTTTGTGCAGACTATCCAGACTTCTGGTTGCTTTGATACTATTATAATCTTTTGCCAGCGGCCATTCCTGAATGTCTTCACCATTTTCTATAATGGCGTTTTCAAAGTAGGGATGATCATCGATAAAAGCAGTTTTGTGTCCGTTCAAATAAGTGGTTTGTACTGCACGCAAAATATATCCATAACCTGTCAAATAGAGGCCTATGGATAGAACAACGATAAATAATGCGATATAAAGGAGGAGCTTGAAAATCTTTTTCATGCTCTGAAAATAGCAAATTTAGAACAGACTTTGCTGTAAAGGTGGGTTTTCCAGATCCAGCAACCATTTCTTACGATGCAAACCGCCAGCGTAACCAGTGAGAGAACCATCACTTCCAATTACGCGATGACAGGGAACAACGATCCAGAGCGGATTCTTTCCATTTGCAGAGGCCACGGCTCTAATTGCTTTCTCATCGCCTAGTTTACGGGATAGTTCAAGATATGATATTGTAGTTCCATAGGGTATATTTCTGAGTTCTTCCCAAACTTTCTTCTGAAAGTCGGTTCCCTTCGGATTCAGTTTTAGATCAAATTGCTGTCTTCGTCCTGAAAAATACTCCTGAAGTTGTAAAATTGCTGTCTGAAGGATTTCAGGTGTTTCGGAAGATTCATCGGTAGAATCATCAACTTTTATTTCCTGAACTCCATTTTCATCTCCTGTGATCGTTGCGATACCAAGTGGTGTTCTAATGCTTACCTGTTTCATCCACATCAGGTTCATCACTATTATCTGAAGTAGAAGAGGTCTCCTGGTCCTGTTTTCTCTGGATGAGTCCGAGGCGTTTTGCGCGTCTTTCCCAGTTCTTTCTGGCAAGTACCTGCATGTCTTCCACACTATCGCTTTCGTCCATGATCTCCAGCCCTAAGAGTGTTTCGATAATATCTTCCATGGTTACAATTCCGGTGGTATTACCAAATTGATCTACGATCATGGAAATATGAGCGCGTTTTTCAACGAAGATCTCAAACAATTCAGGAATAGGCGTATTGTCATTCGTAACCAGAATATCCCTTTTTATGTTACTTAAGGGTTGCTCACCATGTTCATCGATCATCGCTTCAAGAACATCATCTTTCAGAATAAATCCAGAAACGTTATTTGATTTCTCCTTATAGACAGGGATTCTTGAGAATTTCAGGTTCTTATGGTTAGAATAGAAATCGCTTAGACTCATACTTTCGTCCTCTACGATCGCTACTGAAAATGGGGTCATCACATCTTTAGCTTCAATAGATTTAAATACGAGTAAGTTCTTGATAACTGTCGTTTCGCTTTCCTCAAAAACACCTTCTTCTTCTGCAGCATCGGTGATTGCAGCGAATTCTTCACGGCTCATCGTACTTACATGCGCAGATTTTCCGATCAATTTTGTAGTAAGCATCATTAGCCACAAAATTCCCGTGTACTTAAGTGGGAAGATCATGATATTAAGTGCTTTGGCGGTGAAATTACCTAATGATTGCCAGTAGGTAGCTCCAATGGTCTTCGGAATAATTTCAGAAAGTACAAGAATGGCCAGGGTCATGAGCGCTGAAACGATCATCACAGAATTTCCGCCATCACCAAAAGTCTTTTCAGCCTGAACACCCACAAGAATAGCTCCCACGGTATGTGCAATGGTATTTATGGTAAGAATTGCGATAAGCGGCTTATCTATATCCTTCTTTAGATTTGCCAGATCTTTAGCGTAACTCTTTCCTTCCTTTTTCCTAATTTTTATATATGATGGTGTAATACTTAGTAATGTGGCTTCCAGAATGGAGCACATAAAGGAGAAAAATATTGATAATACGGCAAAAATGATCAGTAATCCCATGCACTTTAATAAGTTAGAATGGCTAATTTATGTATTCTCAATTCAAATATTTAAAAAGAAATTATAAAACAAAAAGGTCTTTCGTACTGGAAAGACCTTTCTGGATTTTTGCTGATGGTTTAAGCAGCGATCAAAGGAGTTATTTTCGTTTCCCATTTTCGTGCCTGCTGTAATCGTATTTCAGGAGCAATAATGTCACTACCGGCTTCATCGTAGAAGCATATAGACTTTGTACTTTGCTTTTGCCTGGCAGCGAAATTTAAAGCCAGAAACTGAATTTTCTCTGAATTCCCTGCCTGTAGATCCTGATGCAACTGTATTGTAGCATATTGATTAAGATCAATGATCTCAAAATGATTCTCACTTCCAGCTTTGCCGAAAATTATTTTTTTATTGCTCACGTCCAGTGCTATAATCGTGTTGCCAATCTGTTCAAACTCGTCAATTTTCAGTTTATTTTGAGTAGCAAAATCATAAGCTCGTTGCTTCACTTTTGAGGTTTGAGCGTTACTTTTTAAAATAAGGTATATAATAGGTATTGCGAAAAGAGCCAGAAGTCCCAGCCCTAATATTAGAGATATAGTATCCATATTGATTTAGTATTTAAAATGAAATAAATGGTGCTTTTCAGGTATACAAACCTGAATTAGCGTGATGTAATTCATTCTATTTACCAGAAACTATGGAATGGATAGAGAATTTTCTTCAGGTGAAACTGAAACCTGAAATTTGTGAAAATCTGTAGACCTTCTTTTGCTTCTGAAGGTACCTCATCAAAACTATCATGGCTTCCGAAGAATTTTGAAAAATCGGACTCTTCAGCATTTACTTTTTCAGAGTAAGAAAAAGCTTCATCCGGCAGATATGCATTCTTGTTACTATGCGCCTGATTAAACTGAAATTCATCAGTAGGCTTTATTTCCGAAGAAACTCCGGTAGCATAAACATTCGTACCGCCTAGCAGGAATACCTGAAGCAGTAGTAAGCTTATCCATAAAAATTTACTGGATTTCATATAACAATGTTAAGCCAAAAACTGATTGCAGAAACAGAAGCAGTCTCATATTTTTCTAAAAATCAGGAAATTAATTTCACGGCATCTTTTGCGAAATATGAGGCGATCATATTCGCTCCGGCACGCTTAATAGCAGTTAACTGTTCCAGGATCACAGCGTCGTGGTCCAGCCATCCTTTCTCTGCCGCAGCTTTGATCATGGCATATTCACCACTTACCTGGTAGACGGCAACAGGTACATTTACAGCATTCTTAATGTCACGAACAATGTCCAGATAACACAGACCCGGCTTCACCATCACGATATCTGCACCCTCCTCGATATCCATCAAAGTTTCCTTGATAGCTTCATCCCGATTGGCAGGATCCATCTGGTAGGTTTTCTTATCACCAAAACCTGGAGCAGAATCCAGAGCATCCCTAAACGGGCCATAAAACGCGGAAGCGTATTTCGCAGAATAGCTCATAATGCCTGTGTCATGAAAACCTTCATCCTCGAGTAAAGTTCTCATCTCAAAGATTCTGCCATCCATCATATCACTGGGCGCTACAAAATCTGCACCTGCCTTAGCGTGAGATAAAGCCATCTCTGCCAGGATCGCGGTAGTATCATCGTTCAGGATCTTCCCATCATTTACAATCCCATCGTGGCCATAAGAGGAATATGGATCCAGGGCAACATCTGTCATGATAACCATCTCTGGCGCTACATCTTTCACGGTTTTCACGGCTCTTTGCATCAATCCATCTGGATTTATAGCTTCAGTACCCGCATTGTCTTTTAATTCATCCGGAACCTTTACAAATAGCAAAACCGACTTTAAACCAAGGCTCCATAGTTCTTTTATTTCCTGCTTTAAAAGATCAAGACTATATCTATAATATCCTGGCATCGAAGCGATCTCTTCCTTAACCTGTTTTCCTTCTACCACGAAAATTGGCACCAGGAAATCGTTTGGAGAAATAAAAGTTTCTCTAACCAGTGATCTTACAGATTCGTTCGTACGTAGTCTTCGGTTTCTTCTAAGCATTGTTTCAATTTTTAGTGTTGCTGCAGGCGCAGTATATTTTAAACCCAGTCCACAGGTCTTTCAAGCACCTGAATGAGTTTCTCTTCTTCACTTCCAGGTTCAGGATGATGATCATAAACCCATTGCACGTGCGGTGGAAGACTCATCAGGATACTTTCTATTCTTCCGTTGGTCTTTAGTCCAAATAAAGTTCCTTTATCATGTACAAGATTGAACTCTACGTAGCGTCCACGTCGAATTTCCTGCCATTTTCTATTCTCTTCAGAATAAGGCAAATTCTTACGTTTCTCCACGATCGGGACATAAGCCTGCAAAAATGAATCACC from Christiangramia sp. OXR-203 harbors:
- a CDS encoding rhodanese-related sulfurtransferase, which produces MQLYNKLSAKEREALLEEAGEDRLTLSFYAYAKIGNPELFRNHLFIAWDQMDVLGRIYVAHEGINAQLSVPARRFNEFKKFLDEIYFLENVRLNIAIEHDIKSFLKLKVKVRKKIVADGLNDDTFDVTNKGVHVDAARFNELINDPNTVLVDMRNHYESEIGHFQGAITPDVDTFRDSLDIIEEDLKDHKEDKNLVMYCTGGIRCEKASAYYKHKGFQNVYQLEGGIIEYTRQVDNQQLENKFIGKNFVFDHRRAERISEHVIAQCHQCGKACDTHVNCANEACHLLFIQCEECAEKMDNCCSIDCKEIHALPYEEQKALRKGKGASNKIFKKGRSEVLRYKQ
- a CDS encoding serine hydrolase, giving the protein MKKIFKLLLYIALFIVVLSIGLYLTGYGYILRAVQTTYLNGHKTAFIDDHPYFENAIIENGEDIQEWPLAKDYNSIKATRSLDSLHKELETAAFLIIQNDSLVYENYYQAYGAASQTNSFSMAKSVVTLLMYKAIQDGYLENIEQPVENFFPQFDKKLKIGDLSSMASGLNWDENYYNPFASTARAYFGKDIREQVLDLKVVKNPGEKFEYLSGNTQLLAMVIEKATGKTLSNYLSESFWKPMGMKDNALWQLDSKESAMEKAYCCIATNARNFGKFGKLLLNNGHWNGEQLLDSAYIEQLSKPRFEDSPYYGYGFWLSDYNGKDIYYMRGILGQYVIIIPEDRLVIVRLGEKLIRKDDDKHYEDFYRYIDETYKMIGNRKQ
- a CDS encoding CNNM domain-containing protein, translated to MGLLIIFAVLSIFFSFMCSILEATLLSITPSYIKIRKKEGKSYAKDLANLKKDIDKPLIAILTINTIAHTVGAILVGVQAEKTFGDGGNSVMIVSALMTLAILVLSEIIPKTIGATYWQSLGNFTAKALNIMIFPLKYTGILWLMMLTTKLIGKSAHVSTMSREEFAAITDAAEEEGVFEESETTVIKNLLVFKSIEAKDVMTPFSVAIVEDESMSLSDFYSNHKNLKFSRIPVYKEKSNNVSGFILKDDVLEAMIDEHGEQPLSNIKRDILVTNDNTPIPELFEIFVEKRAHISMIVDQFGNTTGIVTMEDIIETLLGLEIMDESDSVEDMQVLARKNWERRAKRLGLIQRKQDQETSSTSDNSDEPDVDETGKH
- a CDS encoding gliding motility lipoprotein GldH → MRKVFCLLIFFSALVVGCDEKRVFDEYQAVQKWHKDSLVTFELEELDSTKVYDLFINVRNNNQYAYSNLFLITEIRFPQGKVISDTLEYEMAQPDGKWLGEGYGDIKESKLWYKEDVKFEESGNYKVSIQQAMRKNGDVDGIEELEGITDIGFRIEMNDN
- a CDS encoding methylated-DNA--[protein]-cysteine S-methyltransferase codes for the protein MKQVSIRTPLGIATITGDENGVQEIKVDDSTDESSETPEILQTAILQLQEYFSGRRQQFDLKLNPKGTDFQKKVWEELRNIPYGTTISYLELSRKLGDEKAIRAVASANGKNPLWIVVPCHRVIGSDGSLTGYAGGLHRKKWLLDLENPPLQQSLF
- a CDS encoding penicillin-binding protein 1A, producing the protein MAATTKKTKKPAHSNRKYIVGFWTLFGIGILAGILIFLFAGWGFFGKMPSFDELENPENNLATEIFSADGETLGKYYSENRTPIKYEDLPDHLVQALIATEDERFYQHAGIDAKGTARAAVYLGTRGGASTITQQLAKQLFTEDVAQNDVERVFQKVKEWVISTRLERQYTKEEIITMYFNKYDFIYQAVGIRSASKIYFDKEPSELKIEESAVLVGMLKNSALYNPMRRPELVKSRRNQVFEQMNRNGFISEQETDSLQKLPMKIEFTPEGHDEGMATYFRAYLQGFMKEWIEENPKPDGSEYSLYRDGLKIYTSIDSKMQEYAENAVTSHIANLQKSFDRQNEKNPTAPFRDITEDEVESSIQNAMRVSARWKKMKAQGKSDAEIKKSFKEKAEMRVFSWKGTIDTVMTPRDSILYYKAFLQAGMMSMVPQTGEVKAWVGGIDFKHFKYEHVKQGKRQVGSTFKPFVYATAIDQLKFSPCDTLPRSKFTIEAGKHGNMKDWAPRNSDNEYSGMLSLKQALARSVNTITARLIDKTGPGPVIDLLGKLGIDTENVPAVPSIALGTADISLFEMVSAYSTFANQGVYIKPVMVNRIEDKNGTVLYQNVPETRDVLSKEAAYVTVNLLEGVTQGGSGTRLRNTWGTTNAFYKDVMTGYPYDFKNPIAGKTGTTQNQSDGWFMGMVPDLVTGVWVGAEDRAVHFPGIQYGQGATMALPIWGMYMKDVYANPDLKVSKEAFERPENLSIATDCDSYNSDSSNDDSVPDELDF
- a CDS encoding CoA transferase subunit B is translated as MALDKNGIAQRIAKEVKDGYYVNLGIGIPTLVANFVRDDIQVEFQSENGILGMGRFPLDGEEDADLINAGKQTITARPGASFFDSATSFGMIRGKHVDLTILGAMEVAENGDIANWKIPGKMVKGMGGAMDLVASAENIIVAMMHTNKAGESKLLKRCSLPLTGVGCVTKIVTNLAVIEVTDNGFKLLETAPGVSVEDVQNATEGKLIVEGDIPEMQL
- a CDS encoding regulatory iron-sulfur-containing complex subunit RicT, coding for MACTSCSTGKDGQPKGCKNNGTCGTDSCNKLSVFDWLSNMSLPGGVEPFNIVEVRFKNGRKHFYRNTENLSLSIGDVVATEASPGHDVGQVSLTGELVRVQMKKKKVAQDSEEVLKIYRKASQRDIDVWQEGREREEKIKQRSRQIAIRLNLSMKISDIEFQGDGSKATFYYTAEDRVDFRQLIKEFAREFNTRIEMKQIGLRQEAARLGGIGSCGRELCCSTWLTDFRSVSTSAARYQQLSLNPQKLAGQCGKLKCCLNYELDTYLEALKSFPKTDVKLKTKKGTAVCQKIDIFKGALWYAYEGEWMNWHQLSPEQANKIVALNKKGEAATSLEEYETEVILSEEKSKGFNNSGGEDSLTRFDKPKQQQSKKRNKKRKKRKPNPTKSKNA
- a CDS encoding CoA transferase subunit A, with protein sequence MIIKTVDSVQKATEGVEDGMTFMLGGFGLCGIPENAISELVRLNIKNLTCISNNAGVDDFGLGQLLHKKQIDKMVSSYVGENAIFEKQMLSGELDVELIPQGTLAARCQAAQQGFPAIYTPAGYGTEVAEGKETREFDGKMYVLEEAFKADFAFVKAWKGDRAGNLIFKGTARNFNPVMCGAAKITVAEVEELVEPGELDPNHIHIPGIFVQRIFQGKDYEKRIEQRTVRQKD